One genomic segment of Paenibacillus sp. FSL H8-0332 includes these proteins:
- a CDS encoding nucleotidyltransferase domain-containing protein — protein sequence MNESTRQELLSKNEKLINMVIERAKRDFPEEIAVIGLTGSCRTGDYHEKSDLDLIIINNNNQGWGISSCFILGEVGYDIYCTPWETRIEEQAALESPMISSLIDLQVLYYAKPEDLEKLRVYQQRALDALAKPMGSDALERAKKWIDLAKQEYANICLTEDKGAVRLASAELVYNLVNALTHMNNTYLKRGLKRYLEDTAAYRHIPENYETNYMNVVCAKTADEIRSTSGILLKSILDLYSTLYQKYVEQPVPTYDNLAGTYEELWCNYRNKIIASAESKDASYAFYAAMGAQGLLDEMTESRGTRKFELMQYFDASNLDLFKERFLQAMDDYLEEYHRVGRQVEQYDTIEELYRQYMKQ from the coding sequence ATGAATGAAAGTACCAGGCAGGAGCTATTATCCAAAAACGAAAAACTGATCAACATGGTGATCGAGCGGGCCAAACGGGATTTTCCAGAGGAGATTGCGGTGATCGGGCTTACGGGCTCTTGCCGTACCGGGGATTATCATGAGAAAAGCGACCTGGATCTGATCATCATCAATAACAACAACCAAGGCTGGGGCATCTCGTCATGCTTCATTCTGGGGGAGGTCGGTTATGATATCTACTGCACTCCATGGGAGACCCGGATCGAAGAACAGGCCGCGCTTGAAAGTCCGATGATCTCCTCTCTAATAGATTTGCAGGTGCTCTACTATGCCAAGCCTGAGGATCTGGAGAAGCTTAGGGTCTATCAGCAACGGGCGCTGGATGCTCTGGCGAAGCCCATGGGAAGCGATGCCCTGGAACGGGCGAAGAAGTGGATCGATCTGGCCAAGCAGGAATATGCGAATATTTGTCTTACAGAGGATAAGGGAGCCGTAAGGCTGGCTTCAGCCGAGTTGGTCTACAATCTGGTGAACGCGTTGACGCATATGAACAATACTTATTTGAAAAGAGGGCTGAAAAGATACCTGGAGGATACCGCAGCTTACCGCCATATCCCCGAGAATTATGAAACGAATTATATGAATGTGGTCTGCGCGAAGACGGCGGATGAGATCCGAAGTACCTCTGGCATTCTGCTCAAAAGTATCCTCGATCTGTACAGCACCCTGTATCAGAAATATGTAGAACAGCCTGTTCCTACCTATGATAATCTGGCGGGCACCTATGAGGAATTATGGTGCAACTACCGAAACAAGATCATCGCCAGCGCTGAAAGTAAGGATGCTTCTTACGCCTTCTACGCCGCCATGGGGGCGCAGGGTCTGCTGGATGAAATGACTGAGTCGCGGGGAACCCGGAAGTTCGAACTCATGCAGTATTTTGATGCAAGTAATCTGGATCTGTTCAAGGAACGGTTCCTGCAGGCGATGGATGACTATCTGGAGGAATATCACAGGGTCGGCCGACAGGTAGAGCAGTACGATACTATTGAAGAGCTGTACCGGCAATATATGAAGCAGTAG
- a CDS encoding discoidin domain-containing protein has protein sequence MISRTRSSVARKFLMYGLMLALCVGQLALFPAVGAAAGNLAQGKTISASSVGDVYVAAHANDGNQGTYWESASNAFPQWIKVDLGASSSVNQVVLKLPAGWEARTQTLSVQGSTDDASYSNLAASAGYVFNPSSGSNTVTIPFTAATARYIKINFTANTGWPAAQLSEIEVYGTTASPPGTYEAEAAALSGGAKTNTDHSGYTGAAFVDGYLTQGAATTFTVTAPSAGNYSAALRYANASGSTKTLSIYVNGTKIRQTPLANLPSWDNWSTQAEVVALAAGTNTIAYKYDASDSGNVNLDQLVLTASTTPTATIAPTPVPTIAPTVAPTVMPTATPAATPTVAPTPTSTPISTPVPTPTSTPGPTATPTTGPGVNLAIGKAVNASSSVFTFVAANANDGDVTTYWEGAGGDYPNTLTVNLGANANITSVVVKLNPAAAWSTRTQTIQVLGHNQSTGTFTSLVPAAEYTFNPASINAVTIPVTATVSELQLKFTANSGSSAGQVAELQIIGTPGANPDLTVTGMSWSPSAPVETDSLTLNATVKNSGSASSAATNVGFYLGNVLAGNAPVGALAAGASANVSFSPGAKDAGTYTVSAKVDESNNVVELNEGNNSYTHPSALTVNPVSSSDLIASPVSWSPGNPAGGNVVSFALAIKNQGSASSASGAHNITLTLTDATTGAVLRTLTGAYNGVIAAGSTAAPVALGTWTAVNGKYNVKTEIAVDGNEVAVKRANNIHNQPLYIGRGANMPYDMYEAEDGVIGGGAVKLAPNRNIGDLAGEASGRRAVTLNTTGSYVEFTTKASTNTLVTRFSIPDSASGDGTTATLNIYVNGIFNKAITLDSKYAWLYGSETSPGNSPSAGSPRHIYDEANIMFDNTIPAGSTIRLQKDAGNTSQYAIDFVSLEQVSPIANPDPSKYTVPLGFTHQDVQNALDKVRMDTTGNLVGVYLPAGNYETSNKFQVYGKAVKIIGAGPWYTRFYAPLNQSNTDIGFRATDSANGSTFSGFAYFGNYTSRIDGPGKVFDFSNVANITIDNIWTEHQVCMYWGANTDYMVIRNSRIRNTFADGINMTNGSTNNLVSNNEARATGDDSFALFSAIDSGGSDMKDNVYENLTSILTWRAAGVAVYGGYANTFRNIYIADTLCYSGITISSLDFGYAMNGFGASPTTNFQNISVVRAGGHFWGSQTFPAIWVFSASKVFQGIRVSDVDIVDPTYHGIMFQTNYAGSTPQFPVADTIFSNITISGALKSGDAFDAKSGVGIWANESAEPGQGPAVGNVVFNNLKILNTVTPIKNTTSTFTITVNP, from the coding sequence ATGATCAGCAGAACCAGGTCTTCGGTAGCAAGGAAGTTCCTGATGTACGGTCTGATGCTTGCATTATGTGTGGGACAGCTCGCATTATTTCCGGCAGTGGGGGCAGCGGCAGGCAATCTGGCACAAGGTAAGACGATTAGCGCAAGCTCAGTTGGTGATGTGTATGTAGCAGCGCACGCCAATGACGGTAACCAGGGGACGTACTGGGAGAGTGCCAGCAATGCTTTTCCGCAATGGATCAAGGTGGATCTGGGTGCCAGCAGCAGTGTGAATCAGGTTGTACTGAAGCTGCCTGCGGGCTGGGAAGCCAGAACACAGACGCTGTCTGTGCAAGGCAGTACGGATGATGCCTCATACAGTAATCTGGCTGCTTCTGCGGGGTATGTGTTCAATCCTTCCAGCGGCTCCAACACCGTCACAATTCCATTTACTGCAGCAACCGCCCGTTATATCAAAATAAACTTCACGGCCAACACCGGCTGGCCTGCTGCGCAGCTGTCGGAGATTGAGGTGTACGGCACCACGGCCTCTCCACCCGGAACCTACGAAGCGGAGGCTGCCGCCTTATCCGGCGGGGCCAAGACGAATACCGATCACAGCGGCTATACCGGTGCAGCCTTCGTTGACGGCTACCTGACGCAGGGGGCAGCCACAACCTTCACGGTAACGGCTCCGTCGGCAGGGAATTACAGCGCAGCCCTGCGGTATGCCAATGCCTCCGGCAGTACGAAGACGCTGAGTATCTACGTGAACGGCACGAAGATCAGGCAGACGCCGCTTGCCAATCTGCCAAGCTGGGATAACTGGTCCACGCAGGCAGAGGTGGTGGCCTTAGCTGCTGGAACCAACACGATTGCCTACAAATATGATGCGTCCGACTCCGGGAATGTGAATCTGGATCAGCTTGTACTGACAGCTTCAACTACACCAACGGCAACCATTGCGCCTACGCCCGTTCCAACGATAGCGCCAACAGTTGCGCCAACGGTTATGCCAACCGCAACGCCGGCTGCCACACCAACCGTAGCTCCAACGCCGACATCTACACCTATATCTACACCAGTACCAACACCAACTAGTACACCTGGTCCTACAGCAACCCCAACCACAGGTCCCGGCGTGAACCTGGCGATCGGCAAAGCCGTGAATGCCTCATCCTCCGTCTTTACCTTTGTTGCGGCCAATGCCAATGATGGAGATGTCACTACCTACTGGGAAGGAGCAGGGGGAGATTATCCGAACACGCTGACTGTTAACCTTGGCGCGAACGCCAACATAACTTCGGTAGTAGTGAAGCTCAATCCGGCAGCAGCCTGGTCAACCCGTACCCAGACAATCCAGGTGCTGGGACATAACCAGTCCACAGGAACGTTCACCAGTCTGGTACCTGCGGCGGAGTATACATTTAATCCGGCCAGCATCAATGCAGTGACCATTCCGGTCACAGCAACCGTCAGTGAGCTACAGCTGAAATTCACAGCGAACTCGGGTTCAAGCGCCGGACAGGTGGCGGAGCTCCAGATTATCGGCACACCGGGGGCGAATCCTGACCTGACGGTAACCGGAATGTCATGGAGTCCGTCTGCACCGGTAGAGACAGATTCTCTTACTCTGAACGCAACAGTGAAAAATAGCGGTTCTGCTTCATCCGCAGCTACCAATGTGGGCTTTTATCTCGGTAATGTTCTTGCCGGAAATGCCCCCGTGGGTGCCCTGGCTGCTGGGGCTTCAGCTAATGTCTCCTTCAGCCCTGGTGCCAAGGATGCCGGAACCTATACGGTAAGCGCCAAGGTAGATGAGAGCAACAATGTTGTAGAGCTGAATGAAGGCAATAACAGTTATACGCATCCTTCAGCCCTTACGGTGAATCCGGTATCCAGCTCAGATCTGATCGCCTCGCCGGTCAGTTGGTCTCCTGGCAATCCGGCAGGGGGTAACGTGGTAAGCTTCGCGTTAGCCATCAAGAATCAGGGATCAGCTTCCTCGGCAAGCGGCGCTCATAACATCACGCTGACCTTGACCGATGCTACAACAGGCGCGGTCCTCAGAACGTTGACCGGAGCTTATAACGGTGTTATTGCCGCCGGAAGTACTGCAGCTCCTGTGGCTCTTGGAACCTGGACGGCTGTGAACGGAAAATATAATGTAAAAACAGAAATTGCCGTGGACGGCAACGAAGTGGCGGTAAAGCGGGCCAACAACATCCATAACCAGCCGCTCTATATCGGACGCGGGGCCAATATGCCTTACGATATGTATGAGGCGGAAGATGGAGTGATCGGCGGCGGAGCAGTCAAGCTGGCACCGAACCGGAATATCGGTGACCTGGCCGGGGAAGCTTCAGGCAGACGGGCAGTTACACTGAACACCACAGGCAGCTATGTCGAATTCACCACCAAAGCCAGCACGAATACTCTGGTCACCCGGTTCTCTATTCCCGACTCGGCCAGCGGTGACGGCACAACGGCGACCCTGAATATTTATGTCAATGGTATCTTTAACAAAGCCATCACCTTGGATTCCAAGTATGCCTGGCTCTATGGTTCAGAGACCAGTCCGGGCAATTCGCCAAGCGCCGGTTCCCCGCGCCATATTTATGATGAAGCGAATATCATGTTCGATAACACCATTCCGGCAGGCAGCACGATCCGGCTGCAAAAGGATGCAGGCAACACCTCGCAATATGCGATAGACTTCGTGAGCCTGGAGCAGGTATCGCCAATTGCCAATCCTGACCCGTCCAAGTATACCGTGCCGCTTGGATTCACACATCAGGATGTGCAGAATGCGCTGGATAAGGTCCGTATGGATACAACGGGTAATCTTGTAGGTGTCTATCTTCCTGCCGGAAACTATGAGACCTCGAATAAATTCCAGGTCTACGGCAAGGCAGTGAAAATCATCGGAGCGGGACCGTGGTATACCCGGTTCTACGCTCCGCTCAACCAGTCGAATACAGACATCGGCTTCCGGGCGACAGATTCAGCGAATGGCTCAACCTTCTCGGGGTTTGCCTACTTCGGCAACTATACTTCACGGATTGACGGTCCCGGCAAGGTGTTCGACTTCTCCAATGTGGCGAACATAACGATCGACAACATCTGGACCGAACATCAGGTATGTATGTACTGGGGGGCCAATACTGACTACATGGTGATCAGGAACTCCCGTATCCGCAACACCTTCGCCGACGGAATCAACATGACGAACGGCAGCACGAATAATCTCGTGTCCAATAATGAAGCCCGGGCTACCGGGGATGACAGCTTCGCGCTGTTCTCGGCGATTGATTCCGGCGGCTCGGACATGAAGGATAACGTCTATGAGAATCTGACCTCGATCCTGACCTGGCGGGCAGCCGGTGTTGCGGTATACGGCGGTTATGCCAATACCTTCCGCAACATCTACATCGCGGATACGCTCTGCTACTCAGGAATTACGATCAGTTCGCTTGATTTTGGCTATGCGATGAATGGCTTCGGCGCTTCGCCGACGACGAACTTCCAGAATATCTCGGTCGTCCGGGCAGGCGGACATTTCTGGGGCTCGCAGACCTTCCCGGCCATCTGGGTGTTCTCCGCCTCCAAGGTGTTCCAGGGTATCCGGGTGAGTGATGTGGATATTGTAGACCCGACCTATCACGGGATTATGTTCCAGACCAATTATGCCGGCTCTACGCCGCAGTTCCCCGTGGCTGATACGATCTTCTCAAACATTACGATTTCCGGTGCCCTCAAGAGCGGAGATGCCTTCGATGCCAAGTCCGGTGTCGGTATCTGGGCCAATGAGTCGGCAGAGCCCGGCCAAGGCCCTGCGGTGGGCAATGTGGTCTTCAACAACCTGAAGATCCTGAACACGGTAACGCCGATCAAAAACACGACCTCTACGTTCACGATAACGGTGAATCCGTAG
- the cysK gene encoding cysteine synthase A, with the protein MTNRVVSNITELIGGTPVVRLNRVTGPEDAELYVKLEMFNPSGSVKDRAAYNLILQAELDGRLQPGGTIIEPTSGNTGIGLAMNAAAKGYKAILIMPDNMTKERINILKAYGAEVVLTPAAERMPGAIAKAVELGRDIPGSFIPQQFENQANPDIHRTTTAKEILEQMEGRLEVFVATSGTGGTITGTGEALRARLPELRVVVVEPQGSPVLSGGQPGPHKLVGTSPGFVPAILNTGIYDEIVQVSDEDALEMVRELARTEGILLGPSGGAAVWTALQEARRLGRGKRVLCIAPDTGERYLSMGIFD; encoded by the coding sequence ATGACGAATCGGGTAGTAAGTAATATTACGGAGCTGATCGGCGGCACGCCGGTTGTGCGCTTGAACCGGGTAACCGGACCGGAGGATGCGGAGCTGTATGTAAAGCTGGAGATGTTCAATCCCAGCGGCAGCGTCAAGGACCGGGCGGCCTATAATCTGATCCTCCAGGCGGAGCTGGACGGACGGCTGCAGCCGGGCGGGACCATCATTGAGCCGACCAGCGGGAATACCGGGATTGGACTGGCGATGAATGCGGCAGCGAAGGGATATAAGGCGATCCTGATCATGCCGGATAATATGACGAAGGAACGGATCAATATCCTGAAGGCCTACGGGGCGGAAGTGGTGCTGACTCCGGCGGCGGAGCGGATGCCCGGCGCGATTGCCAAGGCGGTGGAGCTGGGACGGGATATCCCCGGCAGCTTCATCCCGCAGCAGTTCGAGAATCAGGCGAACCCGGACATTCACCGCACGACCACAGCAAAGGAAATCCTTGAGCAGATGGAGGGGCGCCTGGAGGTGTTCGTTGCCACTTCCGGGACAGGCGGCACCATCACCGGAACCGGCGAGGCGTTGCGCGCGCGACTGCCAGAGCTGCGTGTGGTTGTCGTGGAGCCGCAGGGTTCGCCGGTGCTGTCCGGCGGCCAGCCCGGGCCGCATAAGCTGGTGGGGACCAGCCCGGGCTTCGTGCCGGCGATTCTGAATACCGGCATTTACGATGAGATCGTGCAGGTATCCGATGAGGATGCCTTGGAGATGGTAAGAGAACTGGCCCGTACCGAGGGAATTCTGCTCGGACCTTCCGGTGGAGCCGCAGTCTGGACGGCCTTGCAGGAGGCACGGCGCCTGGGTCGGGGCAAGCGGGTGTTATGTATCGCGCCCGATACCGGAGAACGTTACCTCAGCATGGGGATTTTCGACTAA
- a CDS encoding VanZ family protein, which translates to MQVLFIVYVYILFKIILFKFGSMDLPFLWQQLQHSPDHVAASLRSGNLVPLATLSNTYHHLSTSTVVNFLGNIALFIPYGIFLVLLSPNGKGSGSFTGVLLWSFALSAVLECSQAVFYIGTFDVDDLLLNTFGGMLGYLLIHPIMMMYMTGRQGSSVTQK; encoded by the coding sequence TTGCAGGTACTGTTTATCGTCTACGTATATATTCTGTTCAAAATTATTTTGTTCAAATTCGGTTCGATGGATCTCCCATTTCTATGGCAGCAGCTTCAACACAGCCCGGACCATGTTGCCGCCAGTCTGAGAAGCGGAAATCTGGTCCCGCTGGCCACCTTATCCAATACCTATCATCATCTCAGCACAAGCACTGTCGTTAATTTCCTGGGGAATATCGCCTTATTCATTCCTTATGGCATCTTCCTGGTGCTGTTATCTCCGAATGGAAAAGGCAGCGGCTCCTTCACCGGTGTACTGCTGTGGTCCTTCGCGTTAAGCGCGGTGCTGGAATGCTCACAAGCCGTCTTCTATATCGGAACGTTTGATGTGGATGATCTTCTGCTGAACACCTTCGGCGGGATGTTGGGATATCTGCTGATTCACCCCATCATGATGATGTATATGACAGGCAGACAAGGCTCCTCCGTCACCCAGAAGTGA
- a CDS encoding M15 family metallopeptidase, with product MKKWLFVIVIAVLIGYEWMSRDQEDAKADLNIKTVQVSTDKGSKNLTVIPKGQIYQGNLLLVNKDYPVQPSGVSADIVRLTDYEELTSGYGLLDHKTLLSRQVAEKFTKMVHAAAGEDINSFLISSGYRDNEKQKQLYEEKGADYALPPGYSEHNLGLSLDIGSSQMAMSHAPEGQWLRDNAWDYGFILRYPEDKTDITGIKYEPWHFRYVGLPHSVIMRDKNFTLEEYLEFLKEQKSIATTVNGVEYQISYIEVNGNTPVPTPDAQHIEFSGDNMNGVIMTVYP from the coding sequence ATGAAGAAATGGTTATTCGTAATTGTGATTGCTGTGCTGATCGGTTATGAGTGGATGTCCAGGGATCAAGAGGATGCTAAGGCAGACCTGAATATTAAGACGGTACAAGTCTCTACAGATAAAGGTTCGAAGAATCTGACAGTGATCCCGAAGGGCCAGATCTATCAGGGGAACCTGCTCCTGGTCAACAAGGATTATCCCGTTCAGCCCTCGGGTGTCAGCGCGGATATTGTAAGGCTAACCGATTATGAAGAGCTGACTTCCGGCTACGGGCTGCTGGATCACAAAACGCTGCTCTCCAGGCAAGTGGCAGAGAAATTCACAAAGATGGTACACGCTGCAGCCGGGGAGGACATCAACAGCTTCCTGATCAGCAGCGGCTACCGGGACAATGAGAAGCAGAAGCAGTTATATGAGGAAAAAGGAGCAGATTACGCTCTTCCGCCCGGATACAGCGAGCATAACCTGGGCTTGTCGCTTGACATCGGCTCCTCCCAAATGGCCATGAGCCATGCCCCTGAAGGGCAATGGCTGCGGGACAATGCATGGGATTACGGCTTCATTCTACGCTATCCTGAGGATAAAACAGATATCACCGGCATCAAGTATGAGCCCTGGCATTTCCGGTATGTAGGACTTCCGCACAGTGTGATTATGCGCGACAAGAACTTCACGCTGGAAGAATACCTTGAATTCCTTAAGGAGCAGAAGTCGATTGCCACTACCGTTAACGGCGTCGAATATCAGATTTCCTATATCGAAGTTAACGGGAACACTCCAGTTCCCACCCCTGACGCCCAGCACATTGAGTTCTCTGGCGACAATATGAACGGTGTGATTATGACGGTATATCCTTAA
- a CDS encoding HAMP domain-containing sensor histidine kinase, translating into MANLVRSFRFKMISLLVLSMICSGAITFVLYKSLQMYYTSQVKYEDKLTRFRYLIADFGDLNFFLIFFIPLALLFFFLFTKPYARYFKEISHHIRLLANGDFKSRIQIHSNDEFEDIAADLNQAKDKLEEAVERGDFAENSKDKLVLNLAHDLRTPLTSVLGYLDLVLKDGELTAEQVKHYTTIAYTKSQRLEKLIDELFEITRMNYGMLTVEQRPLDLSELLVQLNEELYPLLENNGLTARIEVTPQLKITGDGELLARVFENLLTNAVRYGKDGRYVDIRCYPEGGTIVVQVMNYGDMIPAADLPFLFDMFYTGDRARTHQEGSTGLGLFIAKNIVEQHQGTISVQSDTIRTLFEVRLPGLIH; encoded by the coding sequence ATGGCTAACCTTGTCCGCAGCTTCCGCTTCAAAATGATATCACTGCTGGTACTCAGCATGATTTGCTCCGGCGCTATTACCTTTGTACTCTACAAAAGCCTGCAAATGTATTATACCTCTCAGGTGAAGTATGAAGACAAGCTTACCCGCTTCCGTTATCTGATTGCCGATTTCGGCGACCTGAATTTCTTCCTGATCTTCTTCATCCCGCTGGCGCTGCTGTTCTTCTTCCTGTTCACCAAGCCGTATGCCCGCTATTTCAAAGAAATCTCGCATCATATCCGGCTGCTGGCTAACGGCGATTTCAAAAGCCGGATTCAAATCCATTCTAACGATGAGTTCGAGGATATCGCCGCTGACCTTAATCAGGCCAAGGATAAGCTGGAGGAAGCGGTGGAACGCGGGGACTTCGCGGAGAACAGCAAGGACAAGCTGGTGCTGAATCTGGCTCATGACCTGCGGACTCCGCTGACCTCTGTACTCGGCTACCTGGATCTGGTACTGAAGGACGGGGAGTTAACCGCCGAACAAGTTAAACATTACACCACGATTGCCTACACCAAATCACAGCGGCTGGAAAAGCTGATCGACGAGCTATTCGAGATTACCCGGATGAATTACGGCATGCTTACCGTGGAGCAGCGCCCCCTTGATCTGAGCGAGCTGCTGGTCCAGCTGAACGAGGAATTGTATCCTCTGCTGGAGAACAACGGGCTGACAGCCCGGATTGAGGTCACTCCGCAGCTCAAAATTACCGGGGACGGGGAACTGCTGGCCCGGGTGTTCGAAAACCTGCTGACCAATGCGGTGCGTTACGGCAAAGACGGCCGTTATGTCGATATCCGCTGCTATCCGGAGGGCGGGACCATCGTTGTCCAGGTTATGAATTACGGGGATATGATCCCGGCGGCGGACCTGCCTTTTCTGTTCGATATGTTCTATACGGGCGACCGGGCGCGGACCCATCAGGAAGGCAGTACCGGGCTGGGATTGTTCATTGCCAAAAATATCGTCGAGCAGCATCAGGGGACGATCTCCGTACAGAGTGACACGATCCGCACGCTCTTCGAGGTCCGTCTGCCGGGTCTGATCCACTAG
- a CDS encoding response regulator transcription factor has translation MKRITILVADDDAEIADLIGLHLEKEGYHPIKVTNGPAAVQVIQSRHIDLAILDIMMPGLDGYEVTRQIREQHGLPIIFVSAKTSDLDKITGLVIGADDYMTKPFNPMELVARVNAQLRRSMKLNQPVTEQKAVVEAGGLIVDPDRRSVTLYGNAVELTPKEFDILYLLASYPKKVFSAEQLFQQIWGEAYYEGGNTVMVHIRTLRKKLGDDQSKNTWIKTIWGVGYTFNG, from the coding sequence ATGAAACGAATTACGATTCTTGTCGCCGACGACGATGCGGAAATTGCCGATCTGATCGGACTGCATTTGGAAAAAGAAGGCTACCACCCCATAAAGGTTACAAACGGCCCGGCGGCGGTGCAGGTCATCCAGTCCAGGCACATCGACCTGGCGATTCTGGATATTATGATGCCCGGGCTGGACGGGTATGAGGTAACCCGGCAGATCCGGGAGCAGCATGGGCTGCCGATTATTTTTGTGAGCGCGAAGACTTCGGATCTGGATAAAATCACCGGTCTTGTCATCGGTGCTGACGATTATATGACCAAGCCCTTCAATCCCATGGAACTGGTCGCCAGAGTGAACGCGCAGCTCAGACGTTCCATGAAGCTTAACCAGCCGGTTACCGAGCAGAAGGCCGTGGTGGAAGCCGGGGGGCTGATCGTTGATCCGGACCGCCGTTCCGTGACCTTGTATGGAAATGCTGTGGAGCTGACGCCGAAGGAATTCGATATCCTGTATTTGCTCGCCAGCTACCCTAAGAAAGTATTCAGCGCCGAGCAGCTTTTTCAGCAAATCTGGGGTGAGGCTTATTATGAAGGCGGGAACACTGTGATGGTCCATATCCGCACCTTGCGCAAAAAGCTGGGCGATGACCAGAGTAAAAATACATGGATCAAAACGATCTGGGGTGTGGGGTACACGTTCAATGGCTAA
- a CDS encoding histidine kinase, whose protein sequence is MTYTRIKVLILLIPTVMVGIWEWVRHQFLMQYISMDTGNYLTPVLVFMFSIILLLPLFRIMERNQRELEQERAATGAMEAREALAKELHDGMAQSLFLLSVRIDRLEQSRKDGSVSADSVDQIKKTVHEVNRYVRQAIANLKVPVSGEESFSLERSIKEQLAGIAGEVMIEVSLDWHLEEQALTPAEQAELLSCIREAIINVRKHTRAGRVSVSGQGNELHWTVTIADNGAGIQHDDPFAVNGSYGLQIMRERSRSMGWALQIHSGADGTTVEIAKGGAQNGTLPGTDRR, encoded by the coding sequence GTGACGTATACCCGAATTAAAGTGCTAATCCTGCTGATTCCAACGGTCATGGTGGGTATCTGGGAGTGGGTGAGACATCAGTTCCTGATGCAGTACATTTCCATGGACACGGGAAACTACTTAACACCTGTATTGGTTTTTATGTTCAGTATTATTCTGCTGCTGCCGCTCTTTCGGATCATGGAGCGGAACCAGCGGGAGCTGGAGCAGGAGCGGGCGGCAACAGGGGCGATGGAAGCGCGGGAGGCTCTGGCCAAGGAGCTGCATGACGGAATGGCCCAGTCCCTGTTCCTGCTCTCCGTGCGGATTGACCGTCTGGAGCAGAGCCGTAAGGACGGCAGCGTCAGCGCGGACAGTGTGGATCAGATTAAGAAGACCGTCCATGAGGTCAACCGTTATGTTCGTCAGGCAATTGCCAATCTGAAGGTGCCGGTCAGCGGTGAAGAGAGCTTTTCGCTGGAGCGGTCCATTAAGGAGCAACTGGCCGGAATTGCCGGAGAAGTCATGATTGAGGTGTCGCTGGACTGGCATCTGGAGGAGCAGGCGCTCACACCGGCGGAACAGGCAGAGCTGTTGTCCTGTATTCGTGAAGCGATTATCAATGTGCGCAAGCATACACGTGCAGGCAGGGTGTCCGTGTCCGGACAGGGCAATGAACTCCATTGGACCGTGACCATTGCCGACAACGGTGCCGGGATTCAGCATGACGATCCTTTTGCGGTGAACGGCAGCTATGGCCTGCAGATTATGAGGGAACGGTCCCGTAGTATGGGCTGGGCGCTTCAAATTCACTCAGGAGCGGACGGAACCACTGTAGAAATTGCCAAAGGAGGTGCGCAGAATGGAACGCTGCCGGGTACTGATCGTCGATGA
- a CDS encoding response regulator transcription factor — MERCRVLIVDDHAHAREAMIEIVGLDERFEVIGAVASGAEAIVWTGQWMPDLILIDIEMPGMDGLETTRRIKLEYPYVKIVIVTVSDEISYLFEALKQGAQGYLLKNLAPSTWIEYLLAIVSEEVPLSRELAFQILKEFAVTSVKEEREALTAREKEILGCVSSGSTNKEIAVTLGISEHTVKNHLKNILQKLQLQNRTQLTRYALEQGLASRERDFPGKR; from the coding sequence ATGGAACGCTGCCGGGTACTGATCGTCGATGACCATGCGCATGCACGTGAAGCGATGATCGAGATTGTGGGACTGGATGAACGGTTTGAAGTGATTGGCGCGGTAGCTAGCGGAGCTGAGGCGATCGTCTGGACCGGGCAATGGATGCCTGACCTGATCCTGATCGATATCGAAATGCCGGGAATGGACGGTCTGGAGACCACGCGGCGCATTAAGCTGGAATATCCGTATGTGAAGATCGTCATCGTTACTGTATCGGATGAGATCTCCTATCTGTTTGAAGCGCTCAAGCAGGGGGCACAGGGGTATCTCCTGAAGAACCTGGCCCCCTCTACCTGGATCGAATATCTGCTGGCAATTGTAAGTGAAGAGGTGCCATTGAGCCGGGAGCTGGCATTTCAGATTCTGAAGGAGTTCGCGGTCACCTCCGTCAAGGAGGAGAGGGAGGCATTAACCGCGCGGGAGAAGGAGATACTGGGCTGTGTATCCTCCGGGTCCACCAATAAGGAGATTGCCGTCACCCTCGGGATCTCCGAGCATACGGTCAAGAATCACCTGAAGAACATTCTGCAGAAGCTTCAGCTTCAGAATCGTACGCAGCTCACAAGGTACGCCTTGGAGCAGGGACTGGCTTCGCGGGAGCGGGATTTTCCGGGGAAGAGATAG